In Flavobacterium sp. GSB-24, the genomic window ACCATTCGTAATCATTTTTATAATAATTTCCTCGTCGTCATTCACAGATAAAGCAATTACTTTGAGATCGGGTCTATTGTCTTTTAGCCATTTCATAGTGCTCAGTCCATCGAGAACGGGCATATTGACATCGAGTAAGATAAGATCAATTTCTGCAGTATTATTTTCTTCCAGATAATCAATAAACACTTTTCCGTTTTCAAAACGCTGGATTACATCATAATCGCCAAAACTTTTAATTAACAATTCGAGAGACTGCGAAAAAAGCAGATGATCGTCTACAATTATGATTTTATTTTTTGGGTTAGTTTTCATGGTCTTGCGTTAAAGGATATTCGATAGTTACACTAGTTCCAGTTTTATCAGAATTCATAATTAAGTCAGCACCAATTAGTTTGGCTCTCAATTTCATATTATTCAATCCTAATCCTGAATTTGATTTTTTGAGATCATATCCAATTCCGAAATCCTTCAATTGTAACTTAAAAACGGAATCGGTAGTTTCAATATTCACATCAAATAAATCGCTTCTAGAATGTTTTAAACTATTATGAAGCGCTTCTTGAAAAATTCTGTAAATGATTAATTCATGTTCTTCATTTATTGCTGGAACTGTTCCAATTTGATTAAAATTGTATTTGATTTTTTTAAGTTTCTTAATTCTTTCTAAATCCTGATGAATAGCTTCTAAAAAATTGTTTTGAAGTAAATTATCTTTGTTTATAATGCGGGAAAGAATTCTCAATTCGTCTAAAGCTTTAGCCAAAACGACTTTCATGTCTTTAAGTTCACTAATCTGAACGTTTTTATTGCTTATCGAAATATTAAGCTGCATAATGGCGACCGAAATAATCTGGCCAATATTATCATGCAGTTCTTTACTAATTTCAGATAAAGTCTGATCCTTTATCTCTATTCTGGTTTTAACAAGTTC contains:
- a CDS encoding ATP-binding protein; amino-acid sequence: MERKEIQLLVISLGIVFFTLIIVIVVIFFYFFKKKNNFVVERMEAELYFQSELVKTRIEIKDQTLSEISKELHDNIGQIISVAIMQLNISISNKNVQISELKDMKVVLAKALDELRILSRIINKDNLLQNNFLEAIHQDLERIKKLKKIKYNFNQIGTVPAINEEHELIIYRIFQEALHNSLKHSRSDLFDVNIETTDSVFKLQLKDFGIGYDLKKSNSGLGLNNMKLRAKLIGADLIMNSDKTGTSVTIEYPLTQDHEN